From Seriola aureovittata isolate HTS-2021-v1 ecotype China chromosome 16, ASM2101889v1, whole genome shotgun sequence, one genomic window encodes:
- the LOC130183694 gene encoding zinc finger protein 568-like codes for MSKVQMLRALVNQRLTAAAEEIFGLFERTIAEYEEEIGRQRRLLQEAVKTHNNTGVFPTNVKKVTVIKEVTPGQDQWSTSLDQEDPDPSLIKEEEDQLRTNQVEKQLQGLEEANTKFPLSSSSSLPVNSENDDDEGKAQSSRFDQSQTEENREVEHLQTEAGGGSEPDRHLQPDNETPIFSETEDSIKPQLKGLNALKNSASHVGYNAVNKSVDCSECGERLNGKDHLQIHMKCHTGEKTFACPFCGKKFTKKSNLTTHLRVHTGEKPFTCSVCNTSFSLRCTLVNHMRVHTGEKPFSCSVCSKRFSKKANLTTHMALHTEEKPFKCSSCDKRFTWHSQVRNHKCAVDGSR; via the exons aTGTCTAAGGTCCAAATGCTAAGAGCATTAGTCAACCAGAGACTGACCGCGGCTGCTGAGGAGATCTTCGGGCTGTTTGAGAGGACGATAGCCGAGTACGAGGAGGAGATCGGCCGCCAGCgcaggctgctgcaggaggcTGTGAAGACCCACAACAACACGGGAG tgtTCCCTACAAATGTGAAGAAGGTCACAGTGATTAAAGAGGTTACCCCTGGGCAGGATCAGTGGAGCAccagtctggaccaggaggacccagaTCCATCACTcattaaagaggaagaggaccAACTCAGGACCAATCAGGTGGAAAAGCAGCTTCAAGGACTGGAGGAGGCTAACACCAAGTTCccgctctcttcttcttcttcactcccTGTGAACAGTGAAAATGACGATGATGAAGGGAAAGCTCAGTCCTCACGGTTTGATCAAAGCCAaactgaggagaacagagaggtaGAGCACTTGCAAACAGAAGCTGGTGGGGGATCAGAGCCAGATAGACATTTACAACCAGATAATGAGACTCCAATTTTCTCAGAGACTGAAGACAGTATCAAACCTCAGCTTAAAGGTTTAAATGCTCTGAAGAACAGTGCAAGCCATGTGGGATATAATGCAGTTAACAAATCTGTTGACTGCTCTGAATGTGGTGAACGATTAAACGGTAAAGACCATCTACAGATCCACATGAAATGTCATACGGGAGAAAAAACATTTGCGTGCCCCTTCTGTGGTAAAAAATTTACCAAAAAATCAAATCTTACCACACACTTAAGAGTTCATACGGGAGAGAAGCCGTTCACCTGTTCGGTCTGCAACACCAGTTTTAGTCTGCGTTGCACGTTGGTGAATCACATGAGAGTCCACACCGGGGAGAAACCATTTAGCTGCTCAGTTTGTAGTAAAAGATTCTCAAAAAAGGCTAATTTGACCACACACATGGCGCTCCACACCGAGGAGAAACCATTCAAATGCAGCTCTTGTGACAAAAGGTTCACTTGGCATTCCCAAGTCAGAAACCATAAGTGTGCTGTTGACGGCAGCAGGTGA